One genomic window of Coffea eugenioides isolate CCC68of chromosome 1, Ceug_1.0, whole genome shotgun sequence includes the following:
- the LOC113765408 gene encoding pentatricopeptide repeat-containing protein At4g21065-like encodes MEALGILPNSTTLPLIFKACANLQTLERGKKIQNDMMGSPLINDIRVGTSLVDFYSKCGCLEDAYYVFDEMPKRDVIAWNAMILGCVQCMEYEAALFLFMEMQEENLRPNSRTVVSLLKACGELSELGLGKGIHGYCLRNGLMEMSSHVGSALISFYSRFDMTTANHVFRSLGSRSTVSWNSMLCGYFDAGHYLKTVDLFLWMLKGGKEYDHVTVLVIIQACAELGLIELGMQVHQLVKKHGFSKDLHTLNALMRFYSSMGYLKCSFNLFISVPNKDVVLWNSMISACIDNSLNDEAIKMFTKMQIEGIRPNDSSIISMINLFAGLEKGLTNGKSLHAYAIKYGMEAFTLCRIALLNMYGVLNCVEDALNIFSETNDSDVVSWNTLIAALVHNGLRSQVFLFFRQMQESDVKPNGHTIISILAACDDDTFLNTGRSFHGYVVKNGLEVDVALNAALTEMYMNCGDEANAKYLFEGFRNKDLISWNAMISNYVNNNRPQKALLLFHRMISQVEPNFSTIVSALSACAYLAELSQGLCLHAYITRRESLMGFHLPVANALITMYARCGCMRYAEYVFSSLRKRNSVSWNAIIAGYGMHGRGHDAVLAFSQMLEEGFLPTDVTFVSALSACSHSGLIEKGLQLYHLMVQHFYITPKLVHYACAVDLLSRGGRLDEAMQLIKSMPIAPDASVWRALLGACRVYSETSYAKIIFEKLVELEPTNAGNYILLSNVFAAAGHWSEVRKLRILLEKKGLVKPPGKSWIVVKNKLHQFTAGDKSHPESDKIYQKLSYLVSSIKRRGYVPDVCWVLHDEEPEEKLRRLLSHSEKLAIAFGLMNAGAKSPVLITKNLRVCGDCHEFSKHVSRLVGKEIILRDGSRFHHFSNGICSCKDYW; translated from the coding sequence ATGGAAGCTTTGGGCATCTTGCCTAATAGTACAACATTGCCTCTGATTTTCAAGGCTTGTGCGAATTTGCAAACCCTTGAGAGAGGCAAGAAGATACAAAACGATATGATGGGTTCCCCTTTGATCAATGACATCCGGGTTGGGACTAGTCTTGTTGATTTTTATAGCAAATGTGGGTGTCTAGAAGATGCTTATTACGTATTCGATGAAATGCCAAAAAGGGATGTCATAGCCTGGAATGCAATGATTTTGGGGTGCGTGCAGTGCATGGAGTATGAGGCAGCGTTATTTCTGTTCATGGAGATGCAAGAGGAGAATTTGAGGCCTAATTCTAGGACGGTTGTTTCATTGCTTAAGGCATGTGGTGAGCTTTCAGAGCTGGGCCTTGGGAAAGGGATCCACGGGTATTGTTTGAGGAATGGACTTATGGAAATGAGCAGTCATGTGGGTAGTGCTTTAATTAGTTTCTATTCAAGATTTGACATGACAACTGCTAATCATGTTTTCAGGTCGTTGGGTTCAAGGAGCACTGTTAGTTGGAATTCGATGCTTTGTGGGTATTTTGATGCCGGTCATTACTTGAAAACTGTAGATCTTTTCCTCTGGATGCTCAAGGGGGGAAAAGAATATGATCATGTTACTGTTCTAGTTATTATTCAGGCCTGTGCGGAACTGGGACTTATTGAGTTGGGAATGCAAGTCCATCAACTTGTAAAAAAACATGGCTTCAGTAAAGATCTGCACACACTAAATGCATTGATGAGGTTCTACAGCAGCATGGGGTACTTGAAATGTTCATTTAATCTATTTATCTCTGTTCCTAACAAAGATGTTGTGCTGTGGAATTCTATGATTTCAGCATGCATTGATAACAGCTTGAATGATGAAGCAATTAAAATGTTCACTAAGATGCAAATAGAAGGCATTAGACCAAATGACAGTTCTATTATTAGCATGATAAACTTATTTGCAGGTTTGGAAAAAGGATTGACAAATGGAAAAAGCTTGCATGCTTATGCAATTAAGTATGGAATGGAGGCCTTTACACTCTGTCGAATTGCTTTGTTGAATATGTATGGAGTTTTAAATTGTGTTGAAGATGCCTTGAACATTTTCTCCGAGACAAATGATTCAGATGTAGTTTCTTGGAACACTTTAATTGCTGCATTGGTTCATAATGGATTAAGAAGCCAAGTATTCTTATTCTTTAGGCAGATGCAGGAATCAGATGTCAAACCAAATGGTCACACTATAATTTCCATTCTTGCTGCTTGTGATGATGATACCTTTCTGAACACTGGAAGATCTTTCCATGGTTATGTAGTAAAAAATGGTCTGGAAGTAGATGTTGCACTGAATGCTGCACTGactgaaatgtacatgaattgTGGTGATGAGGCAAATGCTAAGTATCTGTTTGAGGGCTTCAGAAACAAAGATTTGATCTCTTGGAATGCCATGATTTCCAATTACGTGAACAACAACCGACCTCAAAAAGCTTTGTTGCTTTTCCATCGCATGATTTCGCAAGTTGAACCCAATTTCTCAACAATAGTAAGTGCTCTTTCTGCATGTGCATATCTAGCAGAACTTTCTCAAGGCCTTTGTTTACATGCCTACATAACACGAAGGGAATCATTAATGGGTTTTCATTTGCCTGTGGCAAATGCTTTAATAACTATGTACGCAAGATGCGGCTGCATGAGATATGCTGAATATGTATTTAGTTCCTTACGAAAAAGAAATTCAGTTTCTTGGAATGCAATAATAGCTGGCTATGGCATGCATGGCCGAGGACATGATGCTGTTCTTGCCTTCTCACAAATGTTAGAAGAAGGGTTCCTGCCCACAGATGTTACATTTGTTTCTGCTTTGTCAGCTTGCAGCCATTCTGGTTTGATAGAAAAAGGATTGCAGCTTTACCACTTGATGGTTCAGCACTTTTATATTACCCCAAAACTTGTCCACTATGCTTGCGCAGTGGATCTATTGTCACGAGGTGGGCGTTTAGATGAAGCCATGCAATTAATTAAGTCTATGCCAATTGCTCCTGATGCATCAGTGTGGCGAGCTCTGCTTGGTGCTTGTAGAGTTTATTCTGAAACCAGTTATGCCAAAATCATTTTTGAAAAGCTTGTTGAATTGGAACCAACAAATGCAGGTAAttatattttactttcaaatgtCTTTGCTGCTGCAGGCCATTGGTCAGAGGTCAGAAAATTGCGAATACTACTTGAGAAAAAGGGTTTGGTAAAACCTCCTGGAAAAAGTTGGATCGTGGTTAAAAATAAACTTCACCAGTTCACTGCTGGAGACAAGTCACATCCCGAAAGTGACAAAATTTATCAAAAGTTGTCTTATTTGGTGTCATCAATTAAAAGAAGGGGTTATGTTCCAGATGTTTGTTGGGTTCTCCATGATGAAGAACCTGAAGAAAAACTCAGAAGGCTACTAAGCCACAGTGAGAAGCTTGCTATTGCTTTCGGATTGATGAATGCAGGTGCTAAGTCACCAGTTTTGATCACAAAGAACCTGAGGGTTTGTGGTGATTGCCATGAATTTAGTAAGCATGTATCCAGATTGGTTGGCAAAGAAATAATTCTGAGAGATGGAAGTCGTTTCCATCATTTTAGCAATGGTATCTGTTCATGCAAAGATTATTGGTGA